atgtgtattttgttcaAAGATATTTCTGAGTTTCTCTTCACTCCTTCACCTCTACTCCACTCAACATGCGCACACAGGGATGCGAGAGCAGCTTCCTCTCTTCACTTCTTCACATTAAATCCATTGCCCATTGCTCTAGATCTGTGCCTCTGTCCACAGGGGGCCTGGTGGGCATCTGCTTCCCTGCCTTTTGGCCCTTGAGGATGGCCTATGGGCTCCCTCTGCTCCAGGAATTCCTGCCAGATCCCCATCTCCTAAAGAACTTTCAATTTGGGTAAAATGAGGAATTAAAGAGCTACCTCTCTACATGTAAATCTTGTATACTCTAGAAATGTATTATTAAAGTGGTTAATAACAGAAAtcatattacataaaaatattacagCCAATGCCAAGTAGGTAATGCATGATACCATGTACTAAAATTCTATTATCCTTAAATCTTATCACAGCCAGATGGGGGTGCCTAGGGCAGGTCCACCCTGGTACTCAGCTGTATTATATTGAGTAATCTCATAATATTTACAAGAATGTTGTTTCCTACATTTTCTAATATCATTCACTGATATTTTCACCATCTGCCCTTGCCCTAATCTCGGATGCAAAGGAATTTCAGGCCCACCCTTGGGAGGTCTTTAGGTCTATACTTCCCAATGAATATATCCCTGGACCCAAATGCAGAGCTGGGGGACCCTCTGAGCAGTATGGGGAGACATTTGTGGCTGCTCCTGACCCCATAGGATCCCTGTGGACAACAGAAGGGAGCCAGTCAGCCCTCTCCCACTGAACCCCACTTACAGCCAGAGCACACTGAAGCTCTGGATTGGTTAGACCTCAAACCCTGATTTCTCAGTGCGGGCCTGAATGTAAAGTTTCTGATGTGGATTTTAGAAGCTTGGGACTGGTCTTCCCCCCCTTTTGTAGGTTGCAAGATACTCTCCTGTTCAGAGATAGCCTCAGTTGGAGAAGGAACAGGACACTGGTgaattccaccccccaccccacacatagCCAGACAGAAACCAGTggtccccagcctgggcctggaCCCTAAATCCCTCCAAAACAGGTCTTCCCTCCCCTTACCTCTCATCCTTACCCTCCTGTTTCTGTGTCTGAGGCATAGATAACTCTTTCTCCCCACATTTGCGGGAGTTAGCAGTGGAAACACCCACAGGATTTGAGCTCACTAtaccagagaggaaaagaaaatttatatccTAAGAGAGGGACGCAAACGAAAGAGATTTTAGTTCTCTGCTCCTTTAACTACCGAGAAATTcatggccatttttttttaactacatcaagaaaagaaaaaaaaaaaggaagcctccTATATTTCTGTAGACCCTGGCAAACTGGacccctatttaaaaaaaaaaatgtctagtgCCAGAACGATCTTGGaaattctggcaaaggaaatgtttGGGGGTTcttattccccaccccccagttctTTGGTGGCTTGAGAGTTTTAGGCTGTAGTTGTGGATTCCAAAGCACTCaatgcccaccctgcccccattCCTAGCCAGAAGCCGGCTTCGCCTGCGGAAAGCCGCGCGTGAGACGAGTCGGCTGGGGGCGGAGGAGGAGAGCTACCGACTGGAGCCCAGTCGGCGGCCCGGCGCTCGGGCGCCTGTGATTGCTTCACTCTCAGCCGGGCAGCTTCGGGGAACGTGTCGGAGCAGATTTCTTCCCCGGCGCATTCCTCAGCGCAGCTCGCCCGGCCAGCTTCATCGGCAGCCCAGAAAGCCGGCGCGCCGGGGCCAGACggcgggggtggctggggtgCGGAGCcccggggcaggaggggcggggaggggtccCTGGCGGCGGCCGCGGCGCTCTGGCCCCCCTTCCTTACCTGGAAAGGGAGACTTCCAGAGGTGGGCGGACTGCGACTGCTCCTTGGAGCAGTACACCTGACTGTCCCAGCCGTTGGAGAGAGCCCAGTGCTGGTAGCCTTCCACGGGGATGAGCGCATCGTGACGCGGCTCCGGGTGCCCGCTGATCCCAGGCACCACTGATACGTCCAGGTAGCTGGGCATCGCCTGGTAGGAGCTGGCGAAGCTGGGATAGAAAGCGAACTCTTTGGCCCTGGAGGACAGGTCATCACCGGGCAGGGTGCCCGACGGCTCCGGGTACTTATCGCCTGGGTGGTAGGCGCAAGGCTTTTGCTGCAGGTTCACGTTGTGTGACAGGCGGCAGCCGTAGTAGCTGCCACCAAACGGGTAGCCATAGCCCAGGGTGGCGCTGGACGAGGTGGGGGGCGCTGGCGGCGGGGCGCACTGGCGCGCCGCCTCCGGGGCCGGGATGTCCGTGTAGACGGCACCCTGAGGGGCGCCCAGGGGAGCCGGCGGGCGGCCCAGCACCGGGTGTGGAAGCAGGTCGCGGCAGTGGCTGGCCGGGCAACTGCTGCCCAGCCCGTCCATACTCGGGGCTTTGCCGGGGCTCGCTCCGCTGCAGCCTCCCCCCGCTCCGCCCGCGCTGCCGcctcccccgccgccgccgctgccgctctCCGCCGCGCTGTCCTCATAGACGTACATAAGGCTCTCCGGCCAGCGCGGGTGCAGGAGCAGCGAAGTCGTCATGACATGATCTgctccagctttttaaaaactccacTTGCCAAAGGCAGAGAGCTAGGGAGACACCTcgctctcttttcccctcccccatccctcctcctttccctctccacccctcccctcccctcccctcctctcctcctcctctcctcctcccgtTGCTTCCACCGCCCTCCCCATACATTCCTTCTACGCATGCGGGCACACTTCATTAAGAAATCCCGCGGCTCCCGCCCgcctcccctctgcacccctcccgCGGCCACGTGACTCGGCCGGCGctagtgaagccctggctgggtctCCTGGGGTTCCCACCCCTTCAGGTGGGGCGGGGCAAAGTGGGAAAGGTCTCTGCTGATTGGCTCTCAGGAGATGAGCGCACTGGGAGATTTAAAAGGACAGGGCAACGCCCCCTGGCAGGCCCCGAGAATGAGAGGTTgcggcggtgggggcgggggcactcAATTTGGCCGATGCAAAGGGGTCTGGAATTTCCCGGGCGCTTCCCCCTAGGCTTAGGATGTGTATGGGGGAGACAgatccctcctcccccccccccaaaaaaacccgaTCGCTGTGACTGGATCTGGGGCTTGGAGCTAATAGTGAGGCAGAAACCGCATCCCCCCCGTCCCCCAAATGATGAAGAAACTAGAAAGTAGGCTAAAGCATGGGGAGTAGGCAGGGCATGGGGACCCTGGCTGTGGCCCAGGCTGACTCCCCTGAAGCTCACGACTGGCAAGGCCCCCGACGCCATGTAAGGAGAGAGACTTTGATGCCGGGATAGTGTTTCTATTTGCTGCTTGCAGCCACTTAACCCTAAAACCCTAGTTTTCTGGAAGGACTCTCTCAACATCTCACCCGCAAGTCTTTCTTAAGCGGAGCAGAGAAGGCTGAGAGGATGTGATAGTCCCCAAGCACACACATCACCGCACCGAGGGATGCTCCAGTGAAAAATGGAGACGGGataaaaggagggaaatgggaaatgCGGGGGGTGGGAAACACAGGCTGATATTTCAATACACAATAGAAATTAAAAGCCTCGGAGTgagatttttcaaagaaaaagtggtggggagtggtgaggggaaggaTTCTGTTTTGGAAAGCTAAAAAGCCTTGGATGTGAACAAGAATACACACGCACTCTCCTAGCTGTGTACTAAAGAAACATAAAACGAGGGAGAGTCGGCAGCACTGGCCCTTTGGAGGGACCTTTCCCTAAGCACATCTGGGAGGCCCCAGAAGGCCAGACCTCAGCCCCACACGGGCTGTAAGCCTTTCGGTACGTGAGGGCCAAGGggcctggcagagctgggattgacGCAGTTTCCAGCTGGACAGCCCTAGTTTTAGATTCCAGGGCTTTCTTAGGAGTCACACTCCCTTTTAGTGTggattgttttcatattttaaaattgcctCGTATTTCAAGGAACAAATTAATACCAACTTAATGATAAAGAACCCCTCTTCTTCCCACTCAATCTCCCAACTTGTGGGGCTTCCTATGCCAATTTGGTGCCTTAATAGAGTCAACCATTTTCAAGGCACATCTCTGTGGAATTGAGCCAAATTCCCTTTCAGCACAGGGCCTCCCTGAGGAGAGGAGgtaataaagagagaaaaaagaggggcTGCAGCAACTCCCTCTTTTCTGCCTCTGTTACATGATTTACATGCTGGGTGCTCCTGTCTGGACAACGCACAGGCAGTGGCCACATGGTAATCCATGGCTAAACTGGACCTACTGGACTCCTCCAGCCCTGGGAACAACCGGCCAGGTCTATATTGAGATCCAGTCCACCGCAGTCTCCCTTCTTCCTGTAGGGGGGAGGTGGTGTTTGAGGATGGAGAGCTCCTCAAAAAGGTGAGTTAGGATAAGAAACTAAACCTCATCAGTGTGATCATCATCGTGATCATCATCGGGCAGGGTCACCTTAGAGTTCAGATCTGTAAACAGGcttcaggaggaagaaaaatacatctCTTCTTcagtaggaagaaaaatacaacagaagaGTTTGAACCAGAAGCAGGCAAGCACGAGTGTGCATTGAGGACGATGATGGTGGAAAGAGAAGAGATGAGCCGACGGGAAGGTAAGTCTTGCTGGGAGCCGGATCTTGGCTGGGAAACTGCCTTCCCTGATTCTGGAATCCAAGAacaaggtgaaataaagataGCAAACACGACCTTGTCAGTTTAGACTGGGCCTTGTGACCTTGACCCCCTTGTCAGCCTGAGGGCTGCCTGGTGGGGGTAGGTGGTGCAAAGGTCTTGGGGGTTTCCAGCCTGGAGAGGAGAGGTGGTGTGGAGTTTTTGGCTTTTTCTCCGCGGATGTGCTGGTTGGGGACCGCACACAGTGCAGAACCCAAGGCAAAATGTACTGGGCTCTATGGGGCCACCAGGAGAAACAAAGGGCCTGAAATGCCCACTCCATTCCTGGGGCTCCCTCCTGGATACAGGAATGCTCTAGCCCAAAGCTAGATGTGAATTTCTCCGGCCAGAACCCAAAGACATGTCCCTCAGTTTCTGAAAGTAGGGGGCAGAACAGCAGGAAGGATCTGGGTGCAGGGCTGCccagcaataaataaaattaatagtatGTTCTTTTCTAAGTTTATATAAGGACATTAACTATTCTTATTGGAATGAGATATAGATTTAATTAACCTGGCAATTTTACAATTCTATTTATTAGGGGCACTCTGCAGCCAAAATTTAGCGACAAGAGTAAAGAATTGGAACCAAAGTCCCCTGCATCCAGAAGACTTATGAAAACATGTAGcgcccccctcctcccgcccgCCCCCAAGAGGCTTGGGGGAGTGAGAAGGCTGGAAGGGGAAGTTCAGAGCTAAGAGAGTTAAAAGTGGCTGGTGTAGTGTCCGCACACTCTGAACgatccctcccccctccccagtctTTCGTTTGGTTCCCCAAGACCTTCCGCGTCTGAAACTGCCAGCTCCACGCTGGGGCGAGCCCGGAGCCGGGAGGAAGGCGGTGGTGCCAAAGCCCGCGGGCGGGCGGCGGAAAGTAAAGCGTTGTTGGTTAATTAACTTTAAGCCTGGGGTcgcttctccctcctcccccgaaA
The sequence above is a segment of the Phyllostomus discolor isolate MPI-MPIP mPhyDis1 chromosome 2, mPhyDis1.pri.v3, whole genome shotgun sequence genome. Coding sequences within it:
- the HOXC13 gene encoding homeobox protein Hox-C13 yields the protein MTTSLLLHPRWPESLMYVYEDSAAESGSGGGGGGGSAGGAGGGCSGASPGKAPSMDGLGSSCPASHCRDLLPHPVLGRPPAPLGAPQGAVYTDIPAPEAARQCAPPPAPPTSSSATLGYGYPFGGSYYGCRLSHNVNLQQKPCAYHPGDKYPEPSGTLPGDDLSSRAKEFAFYPSFASSYQAMPSYLDVSVVPGISGHPEPRHDALIPVEGYQHWALSNGWDSQVYCSKEQSQSAHLWKSPFPDVVPLQPEVSSYRRGRKKRVPYTKVQLKELEKEYAASKFITKEKRRRISATTNLSERQVTIWFQNRRVKEKKVVSKSKAPHLHST